CGTGGCCGCTGAATCGCTGGGCCTTGGCATCGTGTACATCGGCGGTATCCGCAATGAGATCGCCAAGGCATCCGAACTGCTCGGCCTGCCGGAGCTGGTCTATCCGGTGTTCGGCATGTGCCTCGGCTATCCGGCCGCCGTGAACGGCATCCGCCCGCGCCTGCCGCAAGCGGCGGTGCTGCACCGCAACGCCTACAACGCTGAAGCGGCAGTAGAGCAGGCCCGGTTATACGACGCGATCTCCAGCGACTATATGCGGGAGCGGACCGGCGGCCAGAGCGCAGCCTCCTGGTCGGAGGTCATGGCGAAGCGCCAGGCCCAGCCCGCGCGGCTGCACATGAAGGAATTCCTGCTGGGTAAGGGATTCATGCAAAGGTAGAGATTTGGTGAGGCCTTCTCCGTGGTCAGCGGGGGAGGCTTTTTTGGGTTGGAGGGGCGCAAGTGGCAATGATGCAACATTGCACCGCAGCCAGTAACATGTCTGGAGAAATCCTGCTAAAAATGCAACAATGCTGCCCAATAGAAGCGGCCAATGCAGAAATCCTGCACCAAATGCAGCAATCTCAGACTTAACCTGCTCAAAACACCAAAATTCCTGCAGAAACTGCAACATTGCACCGCAGCCAGTAGCATGTCCTGGATAAATCCTGCAAAAACTGCAACAATGTTGCTCCATACCGATATAAGCAAGCGGTTGGTGAAAGTGCAAACCCTCAAAATTGGT
This region of Paenibacillus sp. FSL K6-1096 genomic DNA includes:
- the nfsA gene encoding oxygen-insensitive NADPH nitroreductase translates to MNPTNETIELLNRHTSVRQYQDKPVSEEVLAAVIGAGQMASTSSNVQAYTVIAVTEPALKAQLSALSGNQAYIEQCPVFLVWCADLYRLREAAAPHLAGVPSYEDTTENLIVATVDVALAAQNAAVAAESLGLGIVYIGGIRNEIAKASELLGLPELVYPVFGMCLGYPAAVNGIRPRLPQAAVLHRNAYNAEAAVEQARLYDAISSDYMRERTGGQSAASWSEVMAKRQAQPARLHMKEFLLGKGFMQR